gaggtaattaATTAGGTAAATCTATAGATTATAAGTGGTGGATTTGAAATAGACTCAGAAAGGTTGGCCATTCACGGGATTAGATGAAGGTTGTGAAAAGTGAATAAAATATGACTTGGGGATGCGACCATCTATTAATGGAGTAGCCTCTTCttctatatgattttttttttttccttgtatttTCACTTGTATTGTGTGTTTATTGTGAaggattttcaaattttcactaacGTAAAGACCTAGCAGGTGGTATCACAGCCTGTAATTTTACAACCTCAAAGCTTACCATTTGCAACCACTTGGGCAAGAACACTTAAATGAACTATGGAGCTTGCATTTGTAACAGGAGGAAAACACTCGTGTGGGGGATCTCCTAAAATTGAGATAAGTTAGAAGACTGGTTGATTAATTCATGTAAGCTTACCGAGCACAACAGTAATGAGGAGGATACTAAGGGTCTGTTTAtaggtgccacttaaaaatgagttaacCTCATTTTTGTTAATaatgattatgtattagagatatatTGCTTTCTATAGGATGcatttgattgcaccaaatatcatgaaacttcATGATATCTTCCACCAAATTAGACTAATTAATCAAGAAATTTCATGGCATTTGGTGTAACCAAACATACCAGTAgagattttttaataaaaaataaaaaaaatattgctAACCAACAATCCTGATCTCTAGTCCATAATTAAGATTAACTAGAATGAGATAATCTcattttttaagtggcacccaaacaggccctaaggagatccaaaacttccaatcACGCTAGAATCATGAGAACTGAATCGAAGGCAATGAGAGACTAAGTTTGGTGATGAATATATACATCAGTGATGGGAAGTAATATGCCTAAGTGGGAATGGTAATGGAAAAAGATATTGGAAAGAATCTAGCGTTGGATTTGCATATCAAAGAAAGAAGACATGTAAAGATGCATCAAGTATAGAAGTTGCTCAACTCGTGCATCTGAATATATATGCTTAAAAAAAGTCTGAAGTGCTTTAGAAGTTTAAAGAGCTCCATTAATTCATCAAAACAGTTTATTGATGAATGATGGTGTCATGCAAAAAATGATGAGTGGCACTTGTTTCATGAAGTATGAAGTGAAGCAGCAATAGATTTGGGTGTGGAAGCAGGTAAGCGTTTCTTTCAAAATTTTAGTAAGTATACTCAGATAGGAtgcaggagcaggagcaggagcaggagaACGACTCCAAAACTGATTCGAAATGAGAACTGCATCTGATTAGAAGGATGGTGTAACTAAATTAAGTCACACCATATGGCTAATGGCATGATCAATTGACTAACTTTAAAGTGAGCCGGGCAATCGAAAAGTGTAAATCAGAGAGCCCATCTTGCATTTTGTTGTTTTTGTCATATTGAGTGGAATGAAAATctataaaatctaaaaataactGAGATTTTTTTTCCTCAACGTTTGATACACTAGGTGACATTGGTATTGCTCTTTAAATAGAAATGGATAAACGAAATATAGACGATGAAGATTTACAGGGAAGGTTTGAATTTGAATAAGAGATTGATGTAATGAGGTTACATGACAGAAGAGGATAAGTCTCCACCTAAAGGGTATCAgcaattgttttcatttttgttgttgtttgagtTGCATTATACAAGAATGGACTGAATGGCATGAAGTCATTAAAGACAAATCCAGACTTTTCAGGATGTTGTGAGACCCACAGAATGTGCAAGAACCTCTTCAGTCAAGGTGGCATAAATCTAGCTTAAGATAAGAGTATCCTGCTTGACCTAATATGTATAGGCAAGATTAATTGAGGTAGTGACATTCTCATCTTTATCACAAAGAAGTTGGTCTAGACATGAAATAGTTCCATCCACATATTTTAAGAGAGTGTTTGTTGTAAAATTGGAAGAAATTGGCTGCACCACAACAAATAATTAAGAGATATTAGGAACAgcaataggagagagagagagagagagagaggcagatgGCTCAGTGTGTCAGTGTGGATGTTGATGCTAGTGGCAAACAACTCCATGTATCAATGCTGACACTGATGTGGGAGAAGATATCATTGCTGGAGATACCGATGAGTGGTGTAGATTAACGTATGACATAGATTAACGATGAGAAAGAGTTGCGAGATTGATGCCAAGTAATGTGGGAGAGAGACTAACCGAATCAACAGGGGTTGAAAGAGGGTGTATGGACAAGGTTTCAGGTGAATGCTGGGTTAGAAATGGAGAGTTTCAAGTAAGGGCTGGGTGGGGAAATGGAGGCCGGGTTGAAAGAGGGTGTCAGGTGAAGATTATCAGTTGGTATTGAAGGGATGGTGGTGTGAAAAAcatcattttatttttctttttgtcggaaaatcaacaaatttattttccCACCTCCACTTAAGAAAGTCATTTTTCCCATaattgaagaaaaataaatttctctATAACTAAACACATATACCATCATCCATCTCCAATCACCGCACATATAGCGCGTATGGCATATATGCAAATGTTCCACCATCCATCTTTTATTGTGTCATACATGTGCCACTATGCTTGCATGTCAATGCCCCGCATGTGCTCCCATCCATCTTCACTTGAACCCCTAAATGTACAAAGCCCCTCAAATATGCTGCACATGCTAACTTTTCGTTGTCTATCTTTTGTTGCTTCACACATGTCCCACCATTCATCTTCACTTGGCCTCACATGTAGAAAGCACCTCAAATGTATTACATATGCCACCATCCATCCTTTCCTTGTACCCCACATGTGCAAAGCACCCACATATGTCAATGTCCTTCTTCAATTGCCTTATATGTGATATAGATATGACAGTATACCACATATGTAATGTACCTttgcacatgtgccaccatctacCTTCAAGTGCCCACATGTCTCTAATGTGCTTTATGTGATGTGAAGCACCCCCACTAAGCTAAGCTTAATCACCCACATATGCCATCATCCGTCTTCGAGCATTCCATGTGTAACGTATTGATCCGCCAATAATTACCAgaattttttcaagaaaattttTAATCTGACCAAACAATAAAATTTGAAACAGGCTCTGAATTTTCTAGCAAAATCTAAGTTAAACAAACATGGAAGATAGCTTCCTGTTCCACAATTTTCTGAAGATCAGCTTTCCAAGAAATTATGTTTTCTTTCCAACGCTTTCCACACATCCAATCAAGCCCTCGGGGCATAAGTATTGGGCAGGTGTTGTAGCGTCTGCGTGCAATTACCGCAGGTGGGTGGGAAAGGAGACGTTAGCCTCCAAGACGGACTTGCATGTAATCACGACTTACGTACATGGTCAAACAACAGACAGAAATTAATAAGAATGTTAGGTCTTAGTTACGAAGCACTCTTTCTCCTTACTTGATCTCGGCCGTTCATCTGCTGGGTTTTAATCCTGACGGGTCACACCCAAAAATGACATAGGATAAATGACCCTCGCCGACAAGATTATAAATGGACAGTTAGAAAACTACAAAACGAGAGACAAGGGTTCAACGACCAAGAATTCTCCAACAGATGGCTAAGGATAGTCTGAGTTGTGATTTGGGGAATGGTGAATCTTGGGTAGGGTCCGTGGATGAAAGGTTTAGATTTCATCATGCATGCTATATGTACGGAGATAATAAGCGTTTCGCACCTGTTTCTGTTCCGTGGAGACAGGAATTATCTGATACTTTGGCAGAGCATGATTTTTGCTACTCTATGCACTTTGAAATTTTCCACTGTGGCATAAAGCACAACTAAACAAAAGCATCCAAATTACCCGAGACACAGAACATCAAAATCATATTAATCAAGCAAATCCAACCTCTGATcaatggacattgaaacattgaATTCAGACTGTTCATTCTTtaaattttaaccgtccattagatgtgtcCACAATTGGCCAGCTAAGAATATCAGCTACCCATCCAAAAACGTATCCAACGATTTGGACGGTCCAATTTGAGCTAAGTGTATGCCACATTGTCCGATCTGTGAGTTCATGAGTATAAACCAGAACACTCGATCGGAGTATAACAGCCTTTCTCATTACAAAACCCTCGTTGAGTAGAAATTAGGAGTGGTAACGAGGACCACGCGTGCTAGTGCAAGATCAGAGCCGCTCGGGCAGCTGATCCTCATTTGGTAGAGACATGTTCATCAGATGGGCCGCACTCGTACGGAAGGAATGAACCGTTAATATAAAATGGGAACATTCAAGAAGAAGGTACGTGTGGGTCACCAGGTATGTGTGGGGTTGGTTTAGGACAGTTCATTCAATAATATCAATGAGAGCAAATCATGGTGTAAAAATTACATTGCTAAAGTGCTATTTTGAAATCATAAGCAATAATAATTGGAATCTATATAGCAGATGTTTCAGGATGATGATTGGAGCTAGATTAACTTGATTTCTTATGTAATGACTAGCTCTTAATTATTTGAATGAAGGGTTCAGATCAACAATGAATTACCCCCATCTGTCATTTAAAAGCTTAATGAATCACCTTTAAAAGCTTAAAGGTGAGGATTACATGATGAGTGACTACCATACCGTACACGTGGGGATTGTGGCTACGATCCGTACAAGTGTTCCTCATGTCCACATGTGAAACAAGTTCATATGGAAAGTGCGTTGTGCCTGTACTCTTAGCACCAGGGACGGAAGGactaaaaacaaaagaagaaaatgaaaaataatacaACAAAAGAATTTTAAAATGAAATACTTTTAAATTGGAAGAGCACAAGTATCTAAGCTTAGTTTTTTACTAGTTTTTGTTTTCGACGATTGTTAGAATAGCAAGAGaagaaaaacatataaaaattACTCTTCAACCTTATGAATATCTTTAACATATCATACTCACACCTTAACATGTGAATAACACATTTCTAACCATCTAAAGCTGCACCAATACAATTTATAAAGAAAGgaaatacaaataataataataaaaagaaagaaagaaaaatcattaTAACTCCCAATTCATTCCAAGCGCCTGTTTCATCAAATTTCGAAAAcaaacatacaaaaaaaaaaaaaaaaaacaatggtaaAAAAGACAAAATACAAATTCTATTTTCACCTTTACTATTGACCCACAAACCACAGGTGTGCgcctatatacacacacacacacacacacacacataaaagaACTGGAAAAAGATAAAAGCCATGTTACAAAAGGCATCCCTAAACAGTTCCCATCCCAAAAGAAACAGCAGGAGGTCGTTTTGACATATGCAAATTGAAGACAAGACACAGAAAGGCCTACCCGCCATTCCCCTCACATGCACCCATTTCCATGTCTCATTTTCTTTATTGCTGTTATGCTTCTACTTGCATTTGTCCAAAGTACCAATGACAAGGTGCCGAcaaggaaagggaaaaaaaaaaaaaacacagatggGTCTTCGTTCAGAGCATCAAAAAACGTCAAAAAACTAACTCGAGATGAATCAAATCAAAGCATATTCAATGCAAGGGAATGAAATGTTGGTTTTTACCTTTTGGCATTTTCTTCATTCTCTCATGAAGGGATAAACCCATTGCACTTTTCCAATGATACCTTCGCAAGGAAAAAGATATTCAAACAAGAAATCAAAAGAACCATACCAATATCAAGTTTATGTAAGATCCCTACCACATATGGTGATATGAAAGTTTACCAACCCTCCCTTTGGGAggggaaaaggagagagaagcaAGGACACTAGTCTTTGGtatgcatatatatatgtatatattaccacaacagataaaagaaaagaaaagagacacAAGGACCAAAAAAAATGTGAAAGGATGACCAAAATCAATGAGTTGTCCATGGAAGATGAGAACCCATTTGCATACCAGTTTTATTCAAGCTAACCTTGCCATGGCTTTTGATTTTGTGCCTGCTCATATGAAGAGGAATTCATGCGAGGGTCTAGACCAGCCATGTTGAGAATATCCCTATGAGAGAAGGCTCTAAGACCCAAGAAGTCTCTAGTCAAACCATCATTTTGGCCACCATTACTTCCTCCTTCCTCATTTCTTTGATGGGATTTTGCATGATTTTCAGATgtatttccttctctctttgacCCAAACAGCCCCCCGAAGGCCTCTTCAAAAGACCCTTCAAAACCAGCAGCTGAAGAAAGGGAAGTCATCATGTTTTGGAGTAGGGAAGGACTTGCTACTGCTGCAGCAGCTGATGTAGTTGTGTGGTCCAAAAGATCAGCAGCTTTATTTCCAAAAGTAGTCAGTCCTTGAACAAAGCTGTTTTCCATCTCTTCATGCGAGGACAGGCCCAGACCAAAACCAGGTGTAGTAGCAGCACTAGCAGTGGCATTTGCAGTCATGTGACCTTGATGGGGTCTGAGCATCGAGGTGGAAGAAGAAAGCTTGCTCATGGTTGCACCCATTTGAGCTGCTTTTTGCAGCAAGGCAGTTGCAGACATGTGTGGAGAGGCAGATGAATGGAAGGAAGGAGGATTTTCATGTGCCATTGGAGCTTGTTGTGACTGTGAGAATTCATGTTCTAACCTTGTAGAGAAGATTGAAGATGGAAGGTCCAGATGATTTAACGAAGTAGGTGGCTGTGAAGGTGGACCAGGACCAGCGCCCACTACAGGAGAACAAGCTAGCCATGGTGGTAGATCTGTCCTCATGTTGAAATGCTGTTCTTGGTCTCTTTTCAATGGCAGTGATTGAAGGTcgatgttgctgctgctgctgctgttttctGTGCTTCTTAGGATGTGGGGGAATTGGGCTTGTAGGTTTATATGTGTAGCGGGACCATGTGGTGTGGAATTGCTAGCTTGAGTGGATAGAAGAGGGTTGCTTGTGAGAGGGTTTGCTGTGATTGCTCTTGCACTCTCTTCTGCCAATGCATCACAGAAAGCTCTGTGAGTGATGAAACTATCCCTCCTGCAAAAGAAAGTAACAAAAAACCACACAAATGTTAGAAAGAGCTACagctaaaaagaaataaaaatcagaACACTCcaaaaagacaaaagaaaagaaaagaaaaaaaaaaaagactcatgTTTCCAACTCATGGTCTGCACTTGTAAAGATATTCTCTTCATGGAATTGGAGTCTTGCTATTTTGTTGCCATCTCTCGTTCTCTTTTCATGCTCTTTACATGGGACAAATACATGGGACATGTGAAGGTGTTTACTATACATAGAACATCCTTTGGAAAGAATTTAATGCTGGAAATAGGTACCACTGTATTAAATGAAAGGAAAGATCTTCTTTgtaaatgtgtttttttttttttttttttttttttgtgggggggtgGGTCATTTGGGTTTTGGGCAAGCTAGCATACCTTGAGAAGAGGGTTCCACAGTCACATCTGTACTCCCTGGTGCCACAGGTCTTTGAATGAGCCTTCCAATCAGATTGAACAGCATAACGCTTGGAGCACTTGTCACATTTCCACTTCTTCTCACCATGCTTCCTACAGAAGTGCTTCTTGATGCCTGTGAGGTCCCCAAGTGCCCTTGATGGGTCATGGTGCACACATGAAGTTTCTGGGCATATGTACACCCTCTTCCTCACCTCCTTGCTTGTTCTCTGCCTCAGTTTCCATGGCAGGTTGTGCCCTCTCCTATGTAGCTGAAGGTTCTGGTCTCTCTGAAACCCCTTGTTGCAGATCTCACAAACAAACCGGTTTGTAGCCATCAGAGTCTTGGGAGATAAAGCAATCACTTCAGCATCTGGGTCTGTTCCAAAACCAAGAAAAATCACATACCCAAATGAAATGAACCCAGGTCATGAAACATTGattagatagatagatagatagagagagagagagagagagagagagagagagagggagggagaccTGGATTTCCTGGAAggtttctcttcttctttggTGGAGGTGGAGTTGGAGAGGGGAAGGACTGAGGGTAGATGCTGCCATTTTCAGCTCTGTTGCCTGAAGAAACGCTAGCCTCGCCTGATGCAGATGTCAAATTGGACATGTTCTCTTCAACAACTGGGTGTTGTTGGATTACCAAGCCTTTCATCATTAGATATGGAGTGGTGAGGTTGGATGAGTGAGACTCTTGGGTTTTGGTGGGAACCCAAATGGGTATTTTTAAGATCAAGATAGGGTATTGATGGCTATGAAGGGGTGGgcctcagatttttattttttttccttttctttctttctttcttcttccctcttcaCAAGTTGTGATTATTACAACTCACAGATAAGTTCTTGTCACCAGATAGCAGGACATAGAAGGATCAAAAGacaacagaaaaaaaaataataataataatatcatttcACACTCTCCTAAGCACCTCTGATACAAAACCCAGTGCTACAAGagcttgaaaaagaaaaagaaaaaaaatagtagAAATGATGATGAAAAACAAACCCACTAAAGTCACTGCCTCCTGCAATTTCTCTTGCAGTCTGCAATGAAACCCATCTCTCCCTTCAGAAATCCTTATGATGAatccttttctcttttttcttccgatgcaaccaaaaaaaaaaaaaaaaggctagaccaaaaaaataaaaaataaaaacaaaagtaagattttcttttttcaagCTACTACTAAAAAGAAGTGCACCAGACCTACCATGTTTCAACAATTCTCTTCCTTTGCTATCTAAGTCAAAAGAAATTCCATTTTAAAACACCACATaaaagtaaatatatatatatatatatctaaacaAAAACCCAAAAAGTAGAAGATTGGAAAAAACAAGAGATAGAAGAGAAACAGAAGTagaagaagatatatatatttacaggaatcagaaaaaaaaaaaaaaaaaagaggagagagacagGGCGAAAAGAAAAGAGGTATAGAGAGGAATTTTGTTTTAGAGGAGAAGGAGGTGAGGAATCCTCTCTACTCATTCAATGCCCACGCCCCCAACAGCTTTCTTCTGACCCTCAGCACTTTCTGTCTTTTCCTTTCATCCCTGCACCACACCGCAGATTTTCTCTTCTACCtccttttttttgttattattattttttttttcacagctTGCTAATTTGTGCGTTTCACACCATTTTCTCACTTGTTCTGATGACTGGAACCGTCCATCTTTTGGGTGTAGTTTATAATGGAATATAATCCAATAATGAGATTGAGATTGTGACACCATCCATTAGAAGTTCCCTTTTCAATGGTCCATGTTCAACTATATATATGAATGGTTGATATCATTGGACCATCtctacatgtgggccccaatgagGCGAGCATGCAGGGAACCTTACATGTTGATTTAAGTTGTGTGGATGACAATTGCTTCTTAAATGTTGATTTTGTAGATGTATGAGTTCTCTTTATATGCCTACTGTACAGGGAATAAACTCTGGAGAATTACACTGCTCAGATGATCTTTAAAATGTCATATGGGCCATTGAGTAAGTAGAGCTAACCATTCCTTTTATCTTTGTTCATTTGATGACCATCGAATAGAGGGCTCGGATTGTTTGATCGGTGTAACCATTCACCATGGGGTGCACAATTTGGACGGCCTATGTTGACGTACTTTCTACGGGACATGGACGGTGTACCAGttaccaccatttaagaaatgatGCCGTGGCCCAGAAGCCCTGTTTGGATGTATATCCGAATTGGTATCTCTTATTTTGAGGAATGCCAACATACATGCAGCTGCACAAAAACTCCACGCACTTCCCTCTTCAAAGTATACGTGGAAATCATC
This region of Magnolia sinica isolate HGM2019 chromosome 1, MsV1, whole genome shotgun sequence genomic DNA includes:
- the LOC131218117 gene encoding protein indeterminate-domain 7-like — protein: MMKGLVIQQHPVVEENMSNLTSASGEASVSSGNRAENGSIYPQSFPSPTPPPPKKKRNLPGNPDPDAEVIALSPKTLMATNRFVCEICNKGFQRDQNLQLHRRGHNLPWKLRQRTSKEVRKRVYICPETSCVHHDPSRALGDLTGIKKHFCRKHGEKKWKCDKCSKRYAVQSDWKAHSKTCGTREYRCDCGTLFSRRDSFITHRAFCDALAEESARAITANPLTSNPLLSTQASNSTPHGPATHINLQAQFPHILRSTENSSSSSNIDLQSLPLKRDQEQHFNMRTDLPPWLACSPVVGAGPGPPSQPPTSLNHLDLPSSIFSTRLEHEFSQSQQAPMAHENPPSFHSSASPHMSATALLQKAAQMGATMSKLSSSTSMLRPHQGHMTANATASAATTPGFGLGLSSHEEMENSFVQGLTTFGNKAADLLDHTTTSAAAAVASPSLLQNMMTSLSSAAGFEGSFEEAFGGLFGSKREGNTSENHAKSHQRNEEGGSNGGQNDGLTRDFLGLRAFSHRDILNMAGLDPRMNSSSYEQAQNQKPWQG